The genomic region GCAGTCCGCTTCCTTTATCCAATTTGAAATTTCCAAGGGTTTGAAACTTTCATTCCATCTGCCAATCAACTGATCAAGCATaagaaaagccaaaaacaaaaaactaaaactaaattcAACCCAGCGTGTAcggaatgaaaatgaataagTATCATTCACAATGCTGTTTTTACTAACACTTCGAAAATGTATTAATTATATAGGTCTTATTAATTTTGAGTATGAGATACCTGAAAACCGAAAGTATCTCATTAACATAAAGAGGTATTGTTTTACTGTTACCGAATCCTTCACTTCCCTATTCTTTCTAATCGCTTGTTCATTCATTTCGCCATACCATATAAGTTAACATGCCCCCAATATAAGGAGGAAGAATTTGTTGAAAGAATGTAAAATTCCGACACTTTGGAAACTttacaataaaaaatacaatGTATAATAATGATTTCGTAAATCCTGAACGAAATTTTGACATAATTACTCCCGAGGATCCAAACCCCAACTGCCAACTACCCAAGTTGCACATGTAAACTGTACACCTTTCCTGTAGGCTCGGCCACGTTAACTTGAGGAGCTTAACTTGAGGAGCCTAACCTGCCAACTTTAAAAGATCATcttccaaaaatttcaaaagtccatcaccaagtcaaTTACATCACGGAGCTTTTACCTCACCCTCCCTCCACTTATCTTTCCTTCCATACCATCTCGTCACCTTAATCAGTTCTGTCTCTGTGCAAGCACTTTTCAGATATGGCTTCTGCTTCCACCTTTGTCTTTGCATTGCTTGCCATATTTTCCATCGTTGTGGCTATTCGACCAGTCACTGCCGATCCACTAGGCAACCTACTGGCTCCTATCTTCTCTCCAATattgggtttgttttgtttcatttcacTATAAATTAGTAAATTCTATCTGTTTTCAgtatttcttgtttttggttttgttttctgggttttctttggtttttatgTTTATTGTAAAATGGTGGATTTCTTCTGATGGCAGATGATGTGTGCAAAGAAGTAGAATGTGGAAAAGGGACTTGCAAGCCATCAAGCAATAGCACTTTCTTTTTTGAATGTGAATGTGAGCCTGGTTGGAAGCAGACTTCTAACAACACTCATCACTTCAAGTTCCTCCCTTGCGTGATTCCCAATTGTATgtcctccatctctctctctctctctcttccatctCTATCTCTCCCccttataaaattatttaagtGGGTTATGAAATTTATGTAGTGATGTCTTTCAAAATCTGTCATTCAATTCAAATAAGTTTGTTTTGGGAGTGTTTGCCTTTCTGTATAGCTCTTGCTTAGAAATTTTTGGTCATGGGATAGGGTTGGGTGGTAACGGAATAgcctttattttataaaatgtaaGATTAGGTGGTTGAAGCCTTGAAGGATCATATTAATTTGGCTAGGAAAATCTGTTAGTTGATCACTGCTACTCAATGTCAATGTGACAGGAGGAAATACTTGCTGCAGATGGTAAGATAAAGTATTTAGAGGTCACGATGAGCTCGTAGTCTAGTGGTACTTCTTTTGCCAATGTTGGAATAGGTTCCAGGTTCAAACGCCCCTCCCCGTTGATTAGAAAAAAGTAGCTTAGAGGTCTgtaaccagaaaaaaaaaaaatgtttagagGTGAATACAGATTTCACCTCCAAATTTTAGGGAATAAAAACTGAGCAAGATACCTAGATAGAGATTTACACACAAGAAGAGAAATACATTTGGTGTAAAATGAAGTCAAAGTGTACCTAGCCACGACATGCTGTTCAGGCTGAAAGGCGAAAACTGTTAAGTAAAAAACGCCCATTTAATTCAATTTGCTAGGGCATGTTAGTCACACGCTGATCTTTCCTTGGAGTACAGTTACGGTGAAATATTTTTGGATATGAACCGTGCCCAGGCCTAATGTCCTACGACTCCTACCTATAAGGCTATAAGTCAAAGGCTGGGATCGTAATTGTTCCTGTTAATTGGAGGATATATGTGCTTGTCGTTtgataattttgtttctttgttacagGAATAACTTATAATTTGTACTAAGGAAAAGATGAAGCTGATGGTTTTCGGTGTTTGTAGGTAACCTGGATTTTTCCTGCACGAAAGCTCCAGCCCCTGTTTCAGATCAAGCGAGCAAAGCCAATGAGTCATCAATCTTTGATCGTATTAACAATTAACTCTCATACAttatataagtaaaaaaaactGTTTAACACTGGCACTGCATAATCTTGTTTAGTTTTCTTCTAACATGTATTCctgcatttttgtaattttggtgTTGCAGCTTGCTTCTGGTCGTATTGTGGAGGCGGCTCGTGCAACAAGACATCAAAATTCACATACAACTGCAAATGTGATGAGGGTTATGATAATCTTCTCAATGTCACTACCCTTCCTTGCTTTGAAGAATGTAAGAGCACAAACCTAGAAATTTttggatgaggatgatgatgtTTAATTATGCACCATTTTCTTATCGGAGGATGGCGTCTCATTAAGTTTCATTTCATGTATTAAGGTGCAATTGGAATGACCTGTGCAAACCTTGGGATTTCCATGTCGAATAAATCTACTACTTCGCCACCGGCTTTGTCTGACAACGGTAAGAATCAAGGTGAGGCTAGAAACTCAATTACCACATTAACTCTTTTTGACCGAATAGTGGTAATTGCCTCTCAAAATTTGGACATGCCAAAACCTTAGAACGACAATTTCTGTTGTACGTACTCAGAGGACATTTACAAACCAGGTTTTTGAAAAGATCACTTGATTAAACATTGATAAACAGCATATATAATCGGGCTTGAATTTCACGCTTTTATGAGCTAGTTTGTTCGTCAATTTGATTTCAGTTGAATGCAGACTACAGACAGTTACATTAATTTGACTAAAATATAGCTGTGTGAGTTCATATTTGGTGATCACATGTTTACTCCGTCTGTTCTACCTGTTTTCTCATTTGCAGGTAGCTCGATGGTCCAAGTGAACTCTGCTGCATTGGTGATCCTCATGATGTTTGCTGCTTTGGTTCATTGGAAATAAAATTAGTTGTTCCAGGCTATTTTTTGCACCACATCTTCGAAACATGGTTGATCACtgcattatttatttgatatcaCGCAGCCACCTTAGTTAACTCTCAGATTTGTACGTTGATTTCCGATCCGATGAACAAGTTACTGCATATACTCAGGGAAGTGCTCATCGCACTCATATATTTATCTTTAAATAAgttttttaaaactttaaatAACTGAAGTTCGTTTTGCCGAATTCGACCCTTTAGTGACTCGGCCCAAGCCCACGTGTGAGCCTACTTTAAGTGGACCGGGCCGAGCCGGCCGTTTGACACCTCTACTAATCTTTAACATTACAAAAGTATTGAAATATGTGACATTTGAGGGCATTGTTTATGAGTTCAAAAAATCACTTAAATCTTTTATGAAAAATGCCCTTCCAAAGAgtacttcaatttcttttgtAGGAAGCGCTtggttttttattcaaaatattaTAATTCTTTTAATAAAGTGCTGTTACCGAATGCTTTGAGAATAAATGTTTTCTAAATATGTATTTTCAAAcgggatcaggatcctctcctaagcaaTCTCATCGGGCCGttcaattttatccaacggttacaaataggGAGCTCTTCTAAAAGGTATAATAATTGTAACGGCTGGATAAAATTTGAACGGTCTGATAGGCTTGCTTAGGAGAGAATCCTAATCCTTTCAAACAGGCTCTTAAACACTTTTCTAGGCATTTGATtgctcaaaagaaaaaagaaaaaaaataggaattttGGCTTGGGAATTTGAAAAAGATGTGACCTTTTGCAACATTATTAGATGGTTAACCCATGAATCTCATATTTTGCAATCTTTGATAAGAAGGAAGGGGTTGGGAAGTAAAATTTCATGTGTTCCTTCCTCACAATTAGTCATTGACTCCGTACGTATTCTCAGAGTTGAGATCCAAAATTTTACTTTCTTCAACTAGATTTACTTTTTCTTGTGATAAAATTATAAGGCAAACAAagggaaaggaaaggaaagtaaTCATCCAACTATGGTTGCCACTCAATATTACAGTCTAATGGTATTTTTTTCACTTGCATGttagaggtcttaggtttgaatctcgtggatagtgaatttgataccaaattaagttatcaattttgtggcttagccaaacttcctctcctcttagtgtaaaatatatcgttgtgctaaaaaaaaattcccactttggttttcttttctttttcaagctttttagccaaaatggtccttaagatttgtataactcctcactttggcccccagagatttgaaatcaatagaaatagttCTTGAGTTTGTCcattatcaatcattttggtcatttcttgaaaaatctccattaaataaggctaaaatgacaaatatatccgcaatttttgtcaaactatttggcccattgtttattaaatcaagggtatttttgtcattttggttcttatttaatataattttcattgaatgactaaaataattaatagtGGACAAATTGAAAGACCgcttttattgatttcaaatcttaagaACCAAAGTTGTGAGTTTTGTAAATCttaaaaatcattttggctaaaaattcTCTTTTCCACAATCCATAAGTCCATACAAAACATGTGATAGACTTAAACGAAATTAAGAAGCCCAAATTGCATAAAGGATCCATGtagtctttttatttaattttttttttttaggggatTTCCGGTTCTTTTAGTTTCGTTAAGTTTTCACTATAATTCACTTTTGTCagataagtttatttttgttatggAATGAGTATGGAAGATGAAATAATAGAAGTCAAGTGGCTTAAATAGTATAAGTTTgatttttactatttttatgTGTAAGCGTTGTACATTGTCGGGTTTGCTTGAatgggtaatgaatgcccacagtattgAAAATCTTGCCACAACATTGAAAACATTGTCACAGTATTGAAAACCTTGGCAGAATATTGATATGTGGAGATCATTTGTCAAAGGTGTGGTGCGAATtttcaaaatgtaataatacggagttgctctataaatagagcactccgactGCTATCAATGGAGAGAGaacagagaaagaaagagaggaagaggagaggtagagttatctttgtactcctattattccaaattataatgaaagcatcactgATGCCCgatgacgtactccagtcacactgactgtagaggaacctcgtaaattttgtatcttgttttatttatttcactgcacacacaccgtcgattttacaacacgttatcagcacgagaagctcttatgtcagtggaaagcacaacgCCATAAATCCAGTGAAGCACTATCCACTTCTCACCTCCGTCATCTAAAAACTCACAGAATAAAAGGTATAtccatttttcgtctctcccactGCGCCAAAAGCGCCCCACCGAATTCcggtgagaattgaaatttacgaCCTGTCGTCGTCACGAGATGAGAAAACTCGTACTTGACAACTGGTTTCCAgagatccagaagaatctcatcagacTTGGAAACCCAAATCACGTTGTTTTCGACGGATCTTGAGAACTCCCATGAATACTTGGTTGTTTAAGATGGTGATGGCAAGAATGAATCCACACAGGCCTCCCTCTCTTGTGCCTCCGTCAACCCCACTGTCATCTATGTCTCTGTAAGGAGGTTCTTGCTTAAAGATGTCATGTTCCCTAGGTCATGCAAGAACAACGCCAGTCTCTGAATTGAATTTGGGCAACCTCCATAACTACCCAACTAGCCTTGTGTTTCGAGACTggcagagacagagaagagaagaaaataataaaaggaggtatgatacttcttattatttatgtgaattggtgttggtttaaaaccctttcacaagttctatttactttaaagcaatttatttatcatggacggttttaccgcctactgctttaagttttgatttatgtgaatggtgctgaattaaagcccttgtcacaagctttatttacttaaatgcaatttattcattatggctggaattaccgcctattgctttaatttatttattgtacttctttttaTTACGATGAGTACATATTGAACCCGAAGTTCATTGATCAGATTAGAACCTGCAGTTTCTTGATTctcatcaaataaaaatggttggacctgaagttccatcaAACAAAAAGATCAGGCATGAAGTCCCTAGATCCTCAAGATCaggacatgaagttccttgatgagtaccttaagtttgaagtgccGTAATGCCTCAACTTAATTGCAATAAAAGCCATAAAAGTCTCAGTCTgcagactattaaataaggaccagaagttccttATATCCATACtcaaaaatggtttagcagaaacATTTATTAAGcagatgaaattgattacccgtGCTCTGCTCGTGAAAACAAAATTACCAGTTTTTTACATGGGTACATGCTATTTTACATGATGCattattgatttggttgagaCCTGTTGACAACCATTAATActtctcagtacaactcgtgtttgggaaccagccaaatattatacatttacgagtttttggttgtgttatctatgtgcctattgcactgccacaacaTACTGAAATGAAGTATCATTGCGGattaggcattgatgttgaacatcatctatcattcaatatttaaaacccTTGACTGGGGATATATTTACCGCGTGGTTTGCAGActgtcattttgataagacaattttcccaccgttagggggagaaaataacttcgtttcagaagaatgatgaaaaaaaaaaccgttccagaagaacgaaaaGAATTTGTcctattttgattcatgaagcaatcaatatacaaacgaagtgggaataattgaatgatgcaacgatatgcaaatcaaatgctatatgcatttaatgataaaatgaaagtgatgaaatcacatatacttgctgcaaatgtgcctacaagaattaatgtccctgttggacaaaataatatggcagcaaatgatttatctgttgcacgcctgaagcgtggcagatCCTCAAACTCAAAAGGTTTAGTCCTTCAAAAGAAGAAGACTATGGCACTACTAAAACTATTGcattcccgaagcataactGTCGCATGCCAGACGCATGACAGTTGCCGCAAGGATACTTGTCCCGAAAAGATCAATCCGCGGACATGGGAatattgatgtctcatgcatgatgtcacatcccggcccggggcggatcacttcccgggcccgctccaccaccgtagcacgatattgtccgctttgggctcaccattccctcacggttttgtttttgggaactcacgagcaacttcccagtgggtcacccatcatgggattgctcaagcctccttctcgcttaacttcggagttcctacagaacccgaagccagtgagctcctaaaaggcgtCGTACTAGGtagaaatgggaatatacatataaggatcactcccctgggtgatgtgggatgtcacaatccacccctcttaggggctcgacgtcctcgtcggcacacacgaccagggttaggctctgataccaaattgtcacatcccggcccggggcggatcacttcctgggcccgctccaccaccgtagcacgatattgtccgctttgggcttaccattccctcacggttttgtttttgggaactcacgagcaacttcccagtaggtcacccatcatgggattgctcaagcctccttctcgcttaacttcggagttcctacggaacccaaagccagtgagctcccaaaaggcctcgtgctaggtagaaatgggaatatacatataaggatcactcccctgggtgatgtgggatgtcacacatgaagcatgatagacgtataggttccaatgactcaactcccgaagtggagattaaaatccaagctctataatgctcaagaggaggttatgatctgcattctctaaattacgactatcctggaagagatagtgtaatgcccttgaagagacaatggatatccaaaaagaaatgaaaagcttttatgcatgcgcatgcacatgagaatatgggatcacagattgatgataaccaatggtaattttggtttttacaagtagctactaaattcatcaatgagttatggtgatattgagtcccgttctttttccatcaacaaaattatgggcTAAAAATGGATAAAGGCAAAaccattacaattttgtaagaacgtggaaaaatatacctatatacttggatacaatacaaatagcaaaaagatgttgaacctagaaggttacatatgggcatttgtaataccaTGAAATACACTCAtatgatatgacacaaggttgGAAACGAGTTCGTataaatggagaattatatacgaagggttatgagtagcccacatcatatctccataagtaaatccctcaaatatacatAGAAGCgaattgctctgtataaattctaaaggaaaatgtgtcatgaaatgtagaaaatccttaaaggattcaaattgcttgaagaaagccccggaagggtaaagcataaaatatgtactcaataccaatggatgATATAAATTGCCTGAGTGAGTACTTTCATTATggtattgttgcaacatactaaaatctcttgcaagagttgatgatattaaattgggactcctgaagagtcaagaaagattataaagtgttgagagaaatattgtctcgaactgcagaatcgaacaatatgccaacacgaatcttatccatgatgtttatgatattaaagaatcatatagattgaagatcatgagttgaatactcaaatgatttagacactaagaatgatcatttatcttcgcgaggggtaaagataaattgatatttgttccagaagtaccacatcttagtgaaatatatgctttattgtatttaacacaatacactgaatgaaataaagcttatatattaatatctccgagaaattacatacacatgagttaaaacaaacaaataggagggaaccttcacaaaggttgctcatgtgaagcctcagtactcggAAGTACCCCCACCAGAAGTTGATTATTTAGAGTCTCAATACTTGATGGAACTCCAGACAGCTATGACAATGGATGTTTTTGGAATAAAGACTCGAACCCCCCATTGTCATTTTGAATCAGACCTTCGGATTCCAGTAGTtggtcgagctttcttttcatgctcgtagagtaattatttgcaagcatgtgtaacactcTATTCTCATACTTGAACCCTCTAATttcttgtttaagacttgccaccttagcgattaatgattcaacttggtgagttcgagcaagtaggcgatGGCCTATATTGGCTACGTagcccgcacattgaacactgagagccaatgagtcttgaacgGCCGCCTCATCAGATCAgtttgaaaggattctgttgtcttttggagtgagaagatttctggctaccactgtagcagttatgttattcttcatcacagagtccccaaccataaaaggaccattagaagatgagAATGACGGGCGCCATATGTTATCCTGACGCTGCTCATCTGTATCAATCTTGAGACTCAAAtttaagcaaatgttagatgggcaaaccattttcagaaatgataaaggaagtcagataaaatctcagaagtggaagaaagggaaatttctgcaggcaacaattttctgagtgtttctgaacaaaattgatatctCTATAAAAGGAGGGGCAACAGGATcacttattcaaaaatcgaagagacaccgaTTTTCGAATTTCAAAATCCGGATTTCCTTGCATGATGTCTGTCAACATTTctcagacgcaatctcagctcttggatatcacgtgcaactttATCAAAAATCTCTGATAAAGTTAaaaacgcgtgaatcttactgttctaattacaccacagttgctgacaagagtaaaAGCACAACACTACTACCTGTTATTGggaaatccatatatatgtTAACCTCTATCCTCCATGGCAAGGCAGAACTGAAAGTATTtaactcttcctcatctccgagaatgcatctttcacaaagtatcttgaaatactcagttttcttcctctccgagaatacctctacaaacaagtcacaccagagtaagagtatctcatatcatgtaatctccctgtcctttcctttgtccttgttcttacctaCCAAGACAAGGACTGAGAAAgtaatatgtcggaacctccactcaaactttcgttgccaccaagaagtgatggtccattcaaatgcaaggtttgcattccacgCCTGTATCAGAGGACAactactacaagagaagatgccaaacctgcataaggaaaataccacttctgcaaggggagcaagtgaggcaaatgaaaatgatacattgaagcatgtggaaaCAAGCACAACAAACACATGTCAGTTCATCCCCGACAAAGTCTAAGATTACTTGTCACATAAAGCTTCTCGttgtccaatttcattcaagattaagcctagacagcctttgaagaaatcacaagtccgattcaagatcaagtgtccaccacccttgaatcaaattcagttCCAGATAAAATAGGTAAATTCAGACCTTTGAAGGAAGTCTAGCAGAAGGCCCTCCAACCCAGTTTAAGAATAAGTttgtggaaagttaacaacaagtgAAACACCTCATTCGGCAACTATCACCGCTAAGAGACTAAAGTAGCAGGATCAATGATCAGCCTAAGgaatttgaaatcagggggagatactcatcaaggggagcatccaaaaatagatcaagattttaacgaggcaactgatGTGATATGTGAGCATTCAAGGAGGAGTGTTGAAAATactagtgggtaatgaatgcccacaataTTGAAAACCTTGCCACAACATTGAAAACATTGTCACAGTATTGAAAACCTTGGCAGAATATTGATATGTGGAGATCATTTGTCAAAGGTGTGGTGCGAatattcaaaatgtaataatatggagttgctctataaatagagcactccgactGCTATCAATGGAGAGAGaacagagaaagaaagagaggaagaggagaggagagaatacataaagttatctttgtactcctattattccaaattataatgaaagcatcactgATGCCCGATGACGTACTCCAATCAcgctgactgtagaggaacctcgtaaattttgtgtctttttttatttattccactgcacacacaccgtcgattttacaacaaaaaGGGAATTGTCAGGTgaaaacttatatatatatatatatatatatatatatatatatatatataaaggtatGCTTGTATCATACCAGTaatacaaaaaatgaaaaacaaagctATTATCTTTTCCTTACCTCTTATTCTCTATATTCATTTCTCTTGTCcaacatcaataaaaaaaaaaaaaaaacaacaatgaATCATTGCTCTCGTTTCATTTCAATCTCTAACAGAAAATCTCTTTGTGTTTGGCTATTTATTACATCTTTTCATCCATTTTTGATATGATCTCATTTGAAACTATAAGAACCAATACTGCAATTTGAGAAAATACTGAACATCTTAAACTTCTGTTTTATGGGtagtaatattattttttgggttaatCTTAGTTTATTATCTTGAACtttcttgattttcaacatttaattcgtaaagtttttttcatcccatttTAGTATCTAAAGTCATAATTATGaaacactttcatacatccattAAGTTTTCCGTCTGAACCTCTGATAACTGATGATGTAGCATCCACATAGACAATGACTGAGCACCATGTGTCATTATGAGCCCacgtaaatattaaaaaaatttaaatttaaagaaattttttttaatttttttatccaaTCTTCTAACCCTAGCTAGCaggcccaaaaacattttcttttttaattctttCTGGGCTGCTCCTCACCCTCCACGAACCCCTTTcatccctcccttctctcctgaTCGACGGTCATCAACTCGGTCTCTCTCGTTTCGGTTCCAACGGTCAACCATGGCCGCCATCCACTCTATAGCTGCTCAGAGCTTCCTCTCTCTCCCAAACCACAAACCACGAAAACCTATTACCGCACACCCAAAACCCATCTCGACCTCCAATTTTCCCACCTCCAAACTCCTAAACAACCCATCTTTCccgagaaacaaacagaaaggcAGTGGCTGCTGAACTCAGTGGTCGAGCGAGAAGAGTGTGATGTGATTCCGGTTCAGAGCTCCGATTGTACGGACCAAAAGGAAGGGGCGGTGGCTGCGAGCAGGGCGGATAGCAACGGCGGGGATCAGGGGGAGTTAGTGAGTCAGGTTGGCAGGTTTGGAGAAAGTGAGGGGAGGCTTTTCGTTTGAAAATGCTTGTGGTTTTGGGTCTTCTGGGGTTGGAAGTGAAAGGGAGAGTGAGGAATTTGATAGGCTGGTAGATAGGACCATCAATGCCACTGTTGTGCTTGTAGCTGGTACTTTTGTTCTCACTAAGTTGATGACCGTCAAtcaggagagaaaggagaggtGGGTATGCCGGGAGGGTGGGTGcagaggagagaaaggagagaagggagggaggaaAGGGGTCGTGGGGGTGAGGACTGAGGAGCAGCctagaaaaaatttaaaaaaaaaaaaaaaaaaaaaggttttggcCCTGATAGGTAGGGTTAGAAGatgggataaaaaaaaatttaatttttttttagttttaattttttaatatttatgtgggcTCATAATGACATGTTACGTTCAGTTACTATTTACGTAGGTGTCACGTCTTTAGTTAAATAAGGTTATGACGAAAAatttaacagatgtatgaaagtgtcttATAATTATGATTTTAGGTACCAAACTGaaacgaaaaaaacttcatataacaaatgttaaaaatcaagaaattataaactgagattaacccttattttttttatgaaatgattttt from Pyrus communis chromosome 4, drPyrComm1.1, whole genome shotgun sequence harbors:
- the LOC137732285 gene encoding uncharacterized protein isoform X1, with product MASASTFVFALLAIFSIVVAIRPVTADPLGNLLAPIFSPILDDVCKEVECGKGTCKPSSNSTFFFECECEPGWKQTSNNTHHFKFLPCVIPNCNLDFSCTKAPAPVSDQASKANESSIFDPCFWSYCGGGSCNKTSKFTYNCKCDEGYDNLLNVTTLPCFEECAIGMTCANLGISMSNKSTTSPPALSDNGKNQGSSMVQVNSAALVILMMFAALVHWK
- the LOC137732285 gene encoding uncharacterized protein isoform X2 is translated as MASASTFVFALLAIFSIVVAIRPVTADPLGNLLAPIFSPILDDVCKEVECGKGTCKPSSNSTFFFECECEPGWKQTSNNTHHFKFLPCVIPNCNLDFSCTKAPAPVSDQASKANESSIFDPCFWSYCGGGSCNKTSKFTYNCKCDEGYDNLLNVTTLPCFEECAIGMTCANLGISMSNKSTTSPPALSDNGSSMVQVNSAALVILMMFAALVHWK